A stretch of DNA from Phenylobacterium koreense:
CTCGGCGTCCATACCGATCCCGTCGGTATAGCCGAGCTCGGCGGTGTCGAGCGTCGGCTCGCCAGGCGCCTGCAGCTTGCCGAGCACCGGGCCATAGCGGCCGCCGGCGCCCAGGGTCCCATCCTCGTGGATCGGAAAGCGCATTACGTCTGCGGCGCTGGTCTGGGCGCAGAACAGGTAGCGATCGTCCGCCGACAGGGCCAGGCCGTTGGGAAACCGCAGTCCCTCGGCCACCGCCTGGCTCGAACCGTCCGGCCGCAGCACGAAGATGAAGCCGTCCGGGCGCCCGTCCAGCGCCTGGGGCCAGGTGTCGGCGTGGGTGGAGTTGGCGCACCAGATGTTCCCTGCCCGGTCGATCACCGGATAGTTGGCGCTGGTCAGCCGCCGTCCGCCGACCTCGGCCAGCAAGGTCTCGTGCTCGCTGCTGGCCGGATCGAACCGCTGCAGCGGCCCGTCCTGCCGGTCATAGATGCCGAAGTTGGCGATGAGCACCCGGCCCTGCCGGTCCATGTTGATCCCGTTGGGCGCTCCGCCCCTGGGCCCCAGGCGTCTGAACGATCCATCCGCGAGGATCTCGGCGACCGCGCACTGATGGTCGGAGGCGAAGACCCGCCCGTCTCGTCCGACCACGACGTCCTCGGGACGATCGATTCCGACGGCGACCTGGGTCAGGTCGCCGGGCGCGATGGGCGACAGCGGCATGGCGTTTCCTCGCGGGACTTTATCCTTGCCCGAACCTTGGCCCGCCTCTCAGCCGCTCCGCAAGCCTGGCGTCAGCGGACGCCGGTGGTCGGGCCGATGCCCTTGCCGTCCTCGGGGAAGCTCGTCCACTTCTCCCGCCGCTCGCGATCGTCGCGCTTGGCCTGGAAGTCGGTGGCGCGCTTGAGAAGGATCTGAGCCTCCTTGCCCAGCTTGGCGAAGTCTGATTCCGGCGGCGCGGTGAGGAAGGTCGGCTGGAAAAGCTCTATCTCGTGCAGCAGTTGGCCGAATTCCTCGTCCTCCCGCGTGCCGTGCGCCGGCGGATGCTCCAGAAGGTCCGCCACCCTCTGAAGGGCCGCCTCGAAGGACTCCTGGTCTTTGATCATCTAGGTGCTCCTGCCGTCGGGCGAAGCCTCAGGGCGACGCCCCGCTAAAGCAAAGCCCGAGCGGGCCGGAAGTTCCGCGCCGCCACTTGCGCGCGCCGCGCGGCCGCTCTAAAGCCGGACACCTAACGCCGGAGCTTTCCATGACCGCGATCATGACCATCCTCGCCTTCGTCGTCGTCATCGGCGCGCTGAACCTCTACGAGTTCGGCCGGCTCGACTAAGGCGCGCCTTGGCTGACACCATACGCGGCGCGGCTCTCGTCACCGGCGGGGCCCGCCGGATAGGCCGAGCCCTGACCCTGGCCGCCGCCGAGGCGGGCTACGACGTGGCCATCCACGTCCGCACCATAGACGACGACGCCGAGAGCGCGGCCGCAGCCGTCCGCGCCAAGGGCCGCAAGGCCTCGCTCCACGCGTGCGATCTCCGCGACGAAGGCGCCACCGCCCCGCTCGTCGCCGACGCCGAGTCCGAACTCGGCCCCATCACCCTGCTGGTCAATTGCGCCTCGGTCTTCGAGGACGACGCCATCGCCAGCATGAACCGCGCCTCCTGGGACGCGCACATGGAGACCAATCTCCGTGCGCCGCTGATCCTCTCCCAGGCCTTCGCCCGCCGCCTGCCCGAGGGACGCGAGGGCCTGATCGTCAACATCCTCGACCAGCGGGTCTTCAGGCCCGGCCCCGAGTTCTTCAGCTATTCGCTCTCCAAGAGCGCGCTCTGGGCCGCCACCCAGATGCTGGCCAAGGGCCTGGCGCCCCGCATCCGGGTCAACGGCGTCGGCCCCGGCCCGACCCTGCCCTCGATCCACCAGGAGGGCGCCGATTTCGCCGACGAGGTGGCCACCACCCTGC
This window harbors:
- a CDS encoding SMP-30/gluconolactonase/LRE family protein: MPLSPIAPGDLTQVAVGIDRPEDVVVGRDGRVFASDHQCAVAEILADGSFRRLGPRGGAPNGINMDRQGRVLIANFGIYDRQDGPLQRFDPASSEHETLLAEVGGRRLTSANYPVIDRAGNIWCANSTHADTWPQALDGRPDGFIFVLRPDGSSQAVAEGLRFPNGLALSADDRYLFCAQTSAADVMRFPIHEDGTLGAGGRYGPVLGKLQAPGEPTLDTAELGYTDGIGMDAEGNLWVCLPAANKVVAITPELEVVTVIHDPSGEVVNHPTNVTWGGPDLKDLYIGSIRAGYVLKGRSPVAGQPHVHQLEALPSA
- a CDS encoding SDR family oxidoreductase; protein product: MADTIRGAALVTGGARRIGRALTLAAAEAGYDVAIHVRTIDDDAESAAAAVRAKGRKASLHACDLRDEGATAPLVADAESELGPITLLVNCASVFEDDAIASMNRASWDAHMETNLRAPLILSQAFARRLPEGREGLIVNILDQRVFRPGPEFFSYSLSKSALWAATQMLAKGLAPRIRVNGVGPGPTLPSIHQEGADFADEVATTLLKRSVDPREIAAALTYLIDARSVTGQMIAVDAGQHLA